The following coding sequences are from one Hydra vulgaris chromosome 04, alternate assembly HydraT2T_AEP window:
- the LOC100214957 gene encoding nuclear autoantigen Sp-100: protein MTTKINFVASKTRNQVDNVDCIEEQDYKFWAQEENFDTAGEVEISSSLKENQDLLSFETSEKFCESSTIKIEDICDSKVLERNIDQSLQDQQHLDKKRENDKLQVKFMNDEYQKAIGYLLCANKSKSGKQKKKQTMTAYLFFCKRYRSKIVARNPKLTFTQISKLLSYMWRNASEHEKNTFRLKLKHHRTKVNAIVEKNLIEKMKIVKQEKQNAKKKMACEAT from the exons atgacaacaaaaataaattttgttgcaaGTAAAACTAGAAACCAGGTTGATAATGTAGATTGTATAGAAGAGCAAGATTATAAATTTTGGGCACAAGAAGAAAATTTTGATACTGCTGGCGAAGTTGAAATAAGTAGTTCATTAAAGGAAAACCAAG atttgCTGTCTTTTGAAACATCAGAAAAATTTTGTGAATCATCCACCATAAAAATAGAAGATATTTGTGATTCAAAGGTTTTAGAACGGAATATTGACCAAAGCCTTCAAGATCAACAGCATTTAGATAAGAAACGTGAAAATGATAAACTACAGGTTAAATTCATGAATGATGAATACCAGAAAGCTATTGGTTATTTACTTTGCGCTAATAAATCCAAAAGTGGCaagcagaaaaaaaagcaaacaatgactgcttatttatttttctgcaAACGCTATCGCTCGAAAATCGTTGCACGCAATCCTAAACTTACGTTTACTCAGATCAGTAAGTTGTTATCCTATATGTGGCGCAACGCATCTGAGCATGAAAAAAATACGTTCCGTCTAAAACTTAAACATCATCGAACAAAAGTGAACGccattgttgaaaaaaatttgattgaaaaaatgaaaatcgtGAAACAAGAAAAGCAAAATGCGAAGAAAAAAATGGCTTGTGAAGCAACATGA
- the LOC101239434 gene encoding transcription factor Atoh7-a, protein MKMPACQPIGENENSNCLCPSPTTSEESLPHKSLHGKVDRSKRLKASARERRRRHVLNDALENLRRKVPIINEKSKHKLSKIEVLRMAIDYIAMLSYYLECSSLPEYDLSTEIRQRNYGVTLNKFSEEHIISLQNLRSYQWPNTQANVQNFPAPFEYFNDVEFCLENVLCQ, encoded by the exons ATGAAGATGCCAGCCTGTCAACCTATAGGAGaaaatgaaaattcaaattgttTATGTCCTTCACCAACCACTTCAGAAGAAAGTTTACCGCACAAATCACTGCATGGAAAAGTGGACCGATCCAAACGATTAAAGGCAAGTGCAAGAGAACGAAGGAGGCGTCATGTTTTAAATGATGCTCTTGAAAATCTTCGGAGAAAAGTTCCCATCATcaatgaaaaatcaaaacataagCTTTCAAAGATTGaggttttaagaatggcaattGATTATATTGCTATGCTGAGCTATTACTTGGAATGCTCCTCTTTACCAGAATACGATCTTTCTACGGAAATCCGGCAAAGAAATTATGGCGTAACCTTGAATAAGTTTAGTGAAGAACACATAATTTCATTACAGAACTTGAGATCTTATCAG TGGCCGAACACACAAGCAAACGTGCAAAATTTTCCAGCCCCTTTTGAGTATTTCAATGACGTCGAGTTTTGTTTGGAAAATGTTCTTTGCCAGTAA